A part of Aegilops tauschii subsp. strangulata cultivar AL8/78 chromosome 2, Aet v6.0, whole genome shotgun sequence genomic DNA contains:
- the LOC141040915 gene encoding uncharacterized protein — MTKIDKAHHPDCLLQALSTTTSDHCPLFLSLEEQFHHKKRFRFELFWTKLDGFLEAVEEGWTCDMEIVDPFHKLDILLRNTAKHLTAWGKRKVGNIKLQIAVAKLVILRFDYAQERRLLSVEERWLRCTLKKLILGLASLERTIARQRSQIRWLQVGDANTQLFHLVANGRKTKNFIPALSVNGQIITNQKGKEDAFFDSYSDLLGRDVAQDHTLDLEFLGIEAVDLSELDMPFMEEEIWKVVKDMPADRAPGLDGFIGIFF; from the coding sequence ATGACGAAGATTGACAAAGCCCATCACCCTGACTGTCTACTGCAGGCTCTGTCTACGACCACGTCAGATCATTGTCCGTTATTCCTATCGCTTGAGGAGCAATTTCATCACAAGAAGAGGTTTAGGTTCGAACTCTTTTGGACCAAGCTGGACGGTTTCTTGGAAGCAGTGGAGGAGGGTTGGACTTGTGATATGGAGATCGTGGACCCTTTTCATAAACTTGATATCTTGCTGAGGAACACGGCTAAACACCTCACCGCGTGGGGGAAAAGGAAGGTGGGCAACATCAAACTGCAAATCGCGGTGGCTAAGCTAGTCATTCTTCGCTTTGATTATGCTCAGGAGAGGCGCTTGTTATCCGTGGAAGAGCGTTGGCTTAGGTGCACCCTCAAGAAACTGATCTTGGGATTGGCCTCCCTGGAAAGAACGATAGCTCGGCAGAGATCTCAGATCAGATGGCTCCAAGTGGGCGATGCAAACACGCAGCTATTCCACCTGGTTGCTAATGGGAGGAAAACCAAAAACTTCATACCGGCGCTCTCGGTCAATGGTCAGATCATCACAAACCAGAAAGGAAAAGAGGATGCGTTCTTCGATTCCTATAGTGATCTGCTTGGGAGGGATGTGGCTCAGGATCACACCTTGGATTTGGAGTTCTTGGGGATCGAGGCAGTTGATCTTTCGGAGTTGGATATGCCTTTCATGGAGGAGGAGATATGGAAGGTGGTAAAGGACATGCCCGCTGATCGAGCGCCCGGGCTGGATGGGTTCATCGGCATCTTCTTCTAG
- the LOC109759034 gene encoding probable ribose-5-phosphate isomerase 3, chloroplastic, whose protein sequence is MAAAATAVRFHTAAARRAAPRRPARFAVRADAAQAATALTQDDLKRLAAVRAVEQVQSGMVLGLGTGSTAAFAVAEIGALLANGKLSGIVGVPTSKRTFEQAMSLGIPLSTLDDHPVIDLAIDGADEVDPDLNLVKGRGGALLREKMVEAASGKFVVVVDETKLVTGLGGSGLAMPVEVVQFCWKYNQVRLQGLFNEEGCEAKLRLNEDGKPYVTDNSNYIVDLYFKTPIKDALGAGKEIAALEGVVEHGLFLNMASSVIIAGSDGVSVKTK, encoded by the exons atggccgccgccgccaccgccgtccgCTTCCACACGGCCGCCGCGCGACGCGCCGCCCCTCGGCGACCGGCGCGCTTCGCCGTGCGCGCAGATGCCGCGCAGGCGGCGACGGCGCTGACGCAGGATGACCTcaagaggcttgcggcggtgcgTGCGGTGGAGCAGGTGCAGAGTGGTATGGTTCTGGGCCTCGGGACAGGCTCCACGGCCGCCTTTGCCGTCGCCGAGATCGGTGCGCTTCTTGCCAACGGGAAGCTCTCCGGCATCGTCGGTGTGCCCACTTCCAAGCGCACCTTTGAGCAGGCCATGTCCCTGGGAATCCCTCTTTCCACGCTCGACGACCACCCCGTGATCGACCTCGCCATTGACGGCGCTGACGAG GTTGATCCAGATCTTAACCTTGTGAAAGGGCGGGGTGGAGCCCTTCTCCGGGAGAAGATGGTCGAAGCTGCATCAGGAAAGTTTGTTGTTGTCGTTGATGAGACGAAACTAGTTACTGGCCTAGGAGGGAGCGGTCTTGCCATGCCTGTGGAAGTTGTGCAGTTCTGCTGGAAGTACAATCAAGTAAGACTGCAGGGTCTGTTCAATGAAGAAGGTTGCGAGGCAAAGCTGAGATTGAATGAGGATGGCAAGCCCTATGTTACTGACAACTCGAACTACATCGTAGATTTATACTTCAAGACGCCAATCAAGGATGCGTTGGGCGCGGGCAAGGAGATTGCAGCTTTGGAAGGAGTTGTTGAGCATGGGTTGTTCTTGAACATGGCAAGCTCAGTGATCATTGCTGGATCAGACGGTGTCAGTGTCAAAACAAAGTGA